The following proteins come from a genomic window of Pichia kudriavzevii chromosome 1, complete sequence:
- a CDS encoding uncharacterized protein (PKUD0A04745): MNTTQKYFLLTDTAATLFWTYVLARLVILYPLTGARFLPGGLADFYLSVLVGTCALELFNYASIFRHVRGTPTIYNALPKPYWVNLLLTNSTRLLLAFVIYNYPKVARTNAFPLLVASQSIKELFRWYYNIEKVRLYNNVSKTAVAIRKITFLIATPLEASSIFYILFQSLPVESYQDALLPYDTRIKTLLKAILLGYFPAFYALYKRSIYKYFFVHSRETYQKKQK, encoded by the coding sequence TTCTTGCCCGACTGGTTATTCTATACCCACTAACAGGTGCCCGGTTCCTCCCCGGCGGCTTGGCCGACTTCTATCTCTCTGTTCTCGTGGGGACATGTGCCCTGGAGCTGTTCAACTACGCGTCCATCTTCAGACACGTACGTGGAACTCCAACTATCTACAACGCCTTACCTAAACCGTACTGGGTGAACCTCCTCCTGACCAATTCGACAAGACTCCTCTTGGCGTTTGTCATTTACAACTATCCCAAGGTGGCAAGAACAAATGCCTTCCCCCTCTTGGTGGCGTCGCAATCAATCAAGGAACTGTTTCGTTGGTATTACAACATTGAAAAGGTCCGTCTCTATAACAACGTGTCCAAAACTGCCGTGGCTATAAGGAAAATCACATTTCTCATTGCCACCCCATTGGAAGCCAGCTCcatattttatattttattcCAATCCTTACCTGTGGAATCGTATCAAGACGCATTGCTTCCTTACGACACGCGGATCAAGACCTTGCTGAAAGCAATCCTGTTGGGATACTTCCCCGCCTTCTACGCCCTGTACAAAAGATCCATCTACAAGTacttttttgttcattCTAGGGAGACCTAccaaaagaagcaaaagtAG